The following is a genomic window from Verrucomicrobium sp..
TCAAGCTGGCAAGCGAAGGCCGCCAGGATGAGCAGCGCCAGCGCGGGCGCGAAACGGGCGAAGAGACGGCGCATGGTAGGTACGGTTAGGCCGGGGACATCAAATGTCAATTCGGTCGGCTCTCTCGGTCACGGCCTCAAGAGCCGCATCGCGTTCATCACGACCAGCAGCGTCGCCCCGGTATCGGCCAGGATCGCCAGCCAGAGGCTGGTGTAGCCCAGGACGGCCAGGACGAGGAAGACCGCTTTCAAAGCGAGGGCGAAGCCGATGTTGAACTGGATGACTCGGACGGTGCGGCGTCCCAACCGGATCGCCTCGGCCACCTTGGTCAGGTCGTCCTGCATCAGGGCCATGTCGGCGGTTTCGATGGCGGTGTCGGTCCCCGCGGCTCCCATCGCGATGCCGACCGTGGCGGCGGCCATGGCGGGGGCATCGTTTACCCCGTCGCCCACCATCCCGACGAACTGATGGGCGGCGATGAGTTTTTTGACGTATTCGATCTTCTGATCGGGCAGGAGGTCGCCGTGGGCCTCGTCGATGCCCGCCTGCCGGGCAATGGCCGACGCGGTGCGCTGGTTGTCGCCGCTCAGCATGACCACTGGGTTGACGCCTGCCCGGTGCAGGATGTCGATGGCTTCTCGGGCGTTTTCACGGATGGCGTCGCCCACCGCCAGGATGCCCAAGATTTCCCCCTGGCAACCGTCGTGAGGCCGATGGCCGACGATAACGACCGACTGGGCCTCCCCCTCGATCTCCGCGAGCTTCTCTTCCAGGTCGGGAGAGCAGACGCCCAGCTCATGGGTAAAGCGGTGGTTTCCCACGAAATAGCGGTGTCCCTCCACCACGGCCTCGGCGCCGCGCCCGCTCTGGGCTTGGTACTGCTCCGCCCGAGGGAACGCGATCTTTTGTTCGGTGGCGTAGGCGACGACCGCCTGGGCCAAGGGATGCTCCGAGTGGGTGTCGATGGCGGCGGCGATCCGAACGACCTGCGCGTCGTCTTCGGCCTTCCAGCGGACGATCCGGGTCACGCGGGGCTTTCCTTCCGTGATCGTGCCGGTCTTATCGACCGCCAGGGCGCGGATCTTGCCGACTGCTTCCAGGACGGCCCCGCCCTTGATGAGGACGCCGCGCCGCGCCATCGCCGTCAGGCCGGAAACGACCGAGACGGGGGTGGAGATGACCAGGGCGCACGGGCAGGCAATCACCAGGAGGACCAGCCCGCGATAGAACCACGTCAGCCACTCCCCGCCGAAGGCGAGCGGGGGAATCAGGATCACCAGCAGCGCCGCCACCATGACGGCAGGGGTGTAGATGCGGGCGAACCGGTCCACGAAACGCTGAGAGGGGGCCTTCTGGGATTGGGCCTCCTCGACCAGATGGATGATCTTGGCGATGGTCGTGTCGCGGTACGCCTTGGTGGTCTCGATGTCTAGGGAGCCGGACCCGTTGATTGTCCCCGCGTAGACCTCGTCCCCCGCCTTCTTGGCAACCGGCATCGACTCCCCGGTAATGGGGGCCTGGTCCACGGACGAGTCCCCGGCGACGATCTTGCCGTCGAGGGGAATGCGCTGACCCGACTTGACGGTGATGGTCGCCCCCACCGGCACCTCCTCGACGGGCACCTCCTCGAAGGCGTCCCCATTCTTGAGCAGGGCGACCTCCGGGGTCAGTTTCATCAACGACTGGACCGCCCTCCGGGCGCGGGTAAGGCTGAACGCCTCCAAAAGCTCGGAGAGGGCGAAGAGGAAGGTGACTGCCGCACCTTCCGACCACTGGTGGATCGCCAGCGCCCCCGCGACGGCGACGGTCATGAGGACGTTCATGTCCAGGGAGAGGCGGCCCAGGACGCGGATCGCCTTGGGGA
Proteins encoded in this region:
- a CDS encoding heavy metal translocating P-type ATPase, whose amino-acid sequence is MKPHSHDHDHDHGDHAHAEPDACGCGHDHAHEKAAAPQSIALNAESEGNLETTLRVAGMDCADEVEALEQVFRPVKGIREVRVNLMGGKVTLRHDESVTSDDLIKLVAKAGLKGSRDDAEAGDVDSLKRYHQIAVAVSGLFTGVGLLIHWTKVTPEWSADIAFGVAIVAGGWFVVPKAIRVLGRLSLDMNVLMTVAVAGALAIHQWSEGAAVTFLFALSELLEAFSLTRARRAVQSLMKLTPEVALLKNGDAFEEVPVEEVPVGATITVKSGQRIPLDGKIVAGDSSVDQAPITGESMPVAKKAGDEVYAGTINGSGSLDIETTKAYRDTTIAKIIHLVEEAQSQKAPSQRFVDRFARIYTPAVMVAALLVILIPPLAFGGEWLTWFYRGLVLLVIACPCALVISTPVSVVSGLTAMARRGVLIKGGAVLEAVGKIRALAVDKTGTITEGKPRVTRIVRWKAEDDAQVVRIAAAIDTHSEHPLAQAVVAYATEQKIAFPRAEQYQAQSGRGAEAVVEGHRYFVGNHRFTHELGVCSPDLEEKLAEIEGEAQSVVIVGHRPHDGCQGEILGILAVGDAIRENAREAIDILHRAGVNPVVMLSGDNQRTASAIARQAGIDEAHGDLLPDQKIEYVKKLIAAHQFVGMVGDGVNDAPAMAAATVGIAMGAAGTDTAIETADMALMQDDLTKVAEAIRLGRRTVRVIQFNIGFALALKAVFLVLAVLGYTSLWLAILADTGATLLVVMNAMRLLRP